The following proteins are encoded in a genomic region of Mycolicibacterium confluentis:
- a CDS encoding acyl-CoA thioesterase: MTNDERSLRSGDFPVHWPVLTRWTDNDMFGHLNNAVYYEMFDTAINAWINTVTGTDPVTAPWLGVVAESGCRYYAELKFPDPLAVGLGVARLGRSSVTYRLAAFQTPHDQIGVGDHPVAAVGHWVHVYVDRTTRRPVPIPDEIRSLLESAQTPG, translated from the coding sequence ATGACGAATGACGAACGGTCGCTGCGAAGCGGTGATTTCCCGGTGCACTGGCCGGTGCTGACCCGTTGGACCGACAACGACATGTTCGGTCACCTCAACAACGCGGTGTACTACGAGATGTTCGACACCGCGATCAACGCGTGGATCAACACCGTCACGGGGACCGATCCGGTGACCGCGCCGTGGCTGGGCGTCGTGGCTGAGTCCGGATGCCGGTACTACGCCGAGCTGAAGTTCCCCGATCCGCTGGCCGTGGGGTTGGGCGTCGCACGGTTGGGCCGCAGCAGCGTCACCTACCGGCTCGCGGCGTTCCAGACCCCGCACGATCAGATCGGCGTAGGCGATCATCCGGTCGCGGCCGTCGGCCACTGGGTGCATGTGTACGTCGACCGCACGACCCGTAGGCCGGTGCCGATCCCCGACGAGATCCGGTCGCTGCTCGAAAGTGCGCAGACCCCTGGATGA
- a CDS encoding MFS transporter — protein MTTLQRTPPTETRSPESGRHRRPAASSSRIYGGGSRWLILGVIALAQLVVVLDATIVNIALPSAQQDLGFSDDARQWLITAYALAFGSLLLLGGRLGDLVGRKPMFLIGLIGFASASALGGAAGSFEVLVTARALQGVFGAMLAPAALSLLTVTFTEKDERAKAFGVFGAISGGGGAIGLILGGALTEYLSWRWCLYVNAPLALAAVVGTIVLIPSLAKSATRARIDLPGSLVIVGGLVALVYGLGNAESEGWTSMTTLTCITLGIALIGIFLLIERDVANPLLPLRILADRTRGGAYAALAVCGAGMFAVLLFLTFYMSTIKQFSPLQTGFAFLPMIAALAVTATALAKVTALVGPKLSVFTGMLFAAGGLMLFTLLDFDSSYLTHVVPGLVITGIGLGLVMAPAMAAATSGVQADDAGVASAAVSTFQQIGGSIGTAVLSALAAAAASDYLQGRAPNPANQAMAAMESYTTTFFWGAAIFAAGAVVCGLLFPPGPVQADPEAEPVMAH, from the coding sequence GTGACCACATTGCAGAGAACGCCACCCACCGAGACCCGCTCCCCCGAGTCCGGGCGGCATCGGAGGCCCGCGGCCAGTTCGAGCCGTATCTACGGGGGTGGCTCGCGCTGGCTGATCCTGGGCGTCATCGCGCTGGCCCAGCTGGTCGTGGTGCTGGACGCCACGATCGTGAACATCGCGCTTCCGTCGGCCCAGCAGGATCTCGGCTTCTCCGACGACGCCAGGCAGTGGCTCATCACCGCGTACGCGCTGGCCTTCGGCTCACTGCTGCTGCTGGGCGGCCGACTCGGCGACCTCGTCGGCCGCAAACCGATGTTCCTCATCGGCTTGATCGGGTTCGCGTCCGCCTCCGCCCTCGGCGGCGCGGCAGGCAGCTTCGAGGTGCTCGTCACTGCCCGCGCGCTGCAGGGTGTCTTCGGAGCGATGCTGGCACCGGCAGCACTGTCCCTTCTGACCGTCACCTTCACGGAAAAGGACGAGCGGGCGAAGGCCTTCGGCGTCTTCGGGGCCATCTCCGGAGGTGGCGGCGCGATCGGCCTGATCCTCGGCGGCGCGTTGACCGAGTACCTGTCCTGGCGGTGGTGCCTGTACGTGAATGCTCCGCTGGCGCTGGCCGCCGTCGTGGGCACGATTGTCCTGATCCCGTCGTTGGCCAAGTCCGCCACGCGGGCACGCATCGACCTGCCCGGTTCGCTGGTCATCGTCGGCGGCCTGGTCGCGCTGGTGTACGGCCTCGGCAACGCCGAATCCGAGGGCTGGACCAGTATGACCACGCTGACGTGCATCACGCTGGGCATCGCACTGATCGGCATCTTCCTGCTCATCGAGCGCGACGTCGCCAATCCTCTTCTGCCACTGCGGATCCTCGCCGACCGGACGAGGGGCGGCGCCTACGCCGCGCTGGCGGTCTGCGGGGCGGGAATGTTCGCGGTGCTGCTGTTCCTCACCTTCTACATGTCGACGATCAAGCAGTTCAGCCCGCTGCAGACCGGTTTCGCCTTCCTGCCGATGATCGCCGCCCTGGCCGTGACGGCCACCGCGCTTGCCAAGGTGACCGCGCTGGTCGGGCCGAAGCTCTCGGTGTTCACGGGCATGCTGTTCGCGGCCGGCGGCCTGATGTTGTTCACGCTGCTGGACTTCGACAGCTCCTACCTGACGCACGTGGTGCCGGGCCTGGTGATCACCGGCATCGGGTTGGGCCTCGTGATGGCCCCGGCGATGGCGGCCGCCACCTCCGGAGTGCAGGCCGACGATGCCGGGGTCGCCTCAGCGGCCGTCAGCACCTTCCAACAGATTGGCGGGTCGATCGGCACCGCGGTCCTCAGCGCTCTGGCCGCGGCAGCGGCGTCGGACTACCTGCAGGGCAGGGCGCCGAATCCCGCCAACCAGGCGATGGCCGCGATGGAGAGCTACACCACGACGTTCTTTTGGGGCGCAGCGATATTCGCCGCTGGCGCAGTGGTCTGCGGGCTCCTGTTCCCGCCCGGACCCGTGCAGGCGGATCCTGAGGCCGAACCGGTCATGGCGCACTGA
- the htpG gene encoding molecular chaperone HtpG has product MTAHVEQREFQAEARQLLDLMVHSVYSDKDSFLRELISNASDALDKLRLESLRNKELDVDTSDLHIELEVNRDGRTLAVRDNGIGMTREDVVDLIGTLAKSGTAELRQRLRDAKQASESDELIGQFGVGFYSTFMVADRVELLTRKAGESEATRWVSTGDGTYTVESVDDAPQGTSVTLHLKPEDAEDELHDYTSEWKLRELVKKYSDFIAWPIRMQVERRTPPADEGGEETVSVETQTLNSMKALWAKSKDEVSEDEYKEFYKHIAHAWDDPLEVISMKAEGTFEYQALLFIPSHAPFDLFTRDAGTGVHLYVKRVFVTDDCDQLIPRYLRFVKGVVDAEDVSLNVSREILQQNRQLTAIRRRLTKKVLSTIKTLQSERPQDYRTLWTQFGAALKEGLMSDVDNQDTLLRIASFASTRGEDELTTLADYVQRMPEGQTQIFYATGQSREQLLKSPHLEAFKAKGYEVLLLTDPVDEVWTGSVTEFDGKPLQSVAKGEVDLDTEAEKAEHEAEREEQQKDFADLLTWLKETLTEHVKDVRLSTRLTESPACLITDNFGITPALARMYRASGQVVPVGKRILELNPKHPLITGLQQAYAQRADDDSALDETAELIYGTALLAEGDVPEDPARFASLIADRLARTVQ; this is encoded by the coding sequence ATGACTGCACATGTCGAACAGCGCGAATTCCAAGCCGAGGCGCGTCAACTTCTGGACCTCATGGTCCACTCGGTGTACTCCGACAAGGACTCGTTTCTTCGCGAGCTGATCTCGAACGCGTCCGATGCCCTCGACAAGCTTCGGCTGGAGTCGCTGAGGAACAAGGAACTGGATGTCGACACCTCCGACCTGCACATTGAGTTGGAGGTGAACAGGGACGGCCGCACTTTGGCCGTTCGGGACAACGGCATCGGGATGACCCGCGAGGACGTCGTGGACCTGATCGGCACCCTGGCCAAATCGGGAACCGCCGAGTTGCGGCAACGTTTGCGCGACGCCAAGCAGGCCTCGGAATCCGACGAGCTCATCGGTCAGTTCGGTGTGGGGTTCTACTCGACGTTCATGGTGGCCGACAGGGTTGAACTCCTCACCCGCAAGGCCGGCGAGAGCGAAGCGACTCGGTGGGTGTCCACCGGCGACGGCACGTACACCGTGGAGTCCGTCGACGACGCCCCTCAGGGCACCTCGGTGACGTTGCACCTGAAGCCCGAGGATGCCGAAGACGAACTGCACGACTACACCTCGGAGTGGAAGCTCCGGGAACTGGTGAAGAAGTACTCAGACTTCATCGCCTGGCCGATCCGGATGCAGGTGGAGCGCCGCACGCCTCCCGCCGATGAGGGTGGCGAGGAGACCGTCAGTGTCGAGACGCAGACCCTGAACTCCATGAAGGCCCTGTGGGCGAAGTCCAAAGATGAGGTCTCCGAGGACGAGTACAAGGAGTTCTACAAGCACATCGCGCACGCGTGGGACGATCCGCTCGAAGTCATCTCCATGAAGGCCGAGGGGACCTTCGAGTACCAGGCGCTGCTGTTCATCCCGTCGCATGCGCCGTTCGATCTGTTCACCAGGGACGCCGGTACCGGGGTGCACCTCTACGTCAAGCGGGTCTTCGTCACTGATGACTGCGACCAACTCATCCCCAGGTATCTGCGCTTCGTCAAGGGTGTGGTCGACGCAGAGGACGTGTCGCTCAACGTCTCCCGGGAAATTCTGCAGCAGAACCGGCAGCTCACCGCGATCCGCCGCCGCCTGACCAAGAAGGTGCTGTCGACGATCAAGACCCTGCAGTCGGAGCGGCCTCAGGACTACCGCACGCTGTGGACTCAGTTCGGCGCGGCCCTCAAAGAGGGGCTGATGTCGGACGTCGACAACCAGGACACCCTGCTGCGCATCGCGTCGTTCGCCTCCACCCGCGGCGAGGACGAGCTCACCACTCTGGCCGACTACGTCCAACGCATGCCGGAGGGCCAGACGCAGATCTTCTACGCCACCGGGCAGTCGCGCGAGCAGCTTCTCAAGTCGCCGCATCTGGAGGCGTTCAAGGCAAAGGGCTACGAGGTCCTGCTGCTGACCGACCCGGTCGACGAGGTCTGGACCGGGTCGGTGACCGAGTTCGACGGGAAACCGCTGCAATCGGTCGCCAAGGGCGAAGTGGACCTCGACACCGAGGCGGAGAAGGCCGAGCACGAGGCTGAGCGCGAGGAGCAGCAGAAGGACTTCGCCGACCTCCTGACCTGGCTGAAGGAGACTCTGACCGAGCACGTCAAAGATGTGCGACTGTCCACGCGACTGACCGAGTCGCCGGCCTGCCTGATCACCGACAACTTCGGCATCACGCCTGCGCTCGCGCGCATGTACCGGGCGTCGGGGCAGGTGGTCCCGGTCGGGAAACGCATCCTCGAACTCAATCCGAAGCACCCGCTCATCACGGGCCTACAGCAGGCCTACGCCCAGCGGGCAGATGACGACTCAGCGCTGGACGAGACCGCAGAATTGATTTACGGCACGGCCCTTCTCGCGGAGGGTGATGTGCCGGAGGATCCGGCCAGGTTCGCCAGTCTGATCGCCGACCGGTTGGCCCGCACGGTCCAGTGA
- a CDS encoding TetR/AcrR family transcriptional regulator: MPRSESPADQEGKALRRDAARNRQRVLDAASEAFAEEGLEVGYDVIARRAGVGVGTVYRRFPERAELVIALFESRVETLVALSDEALEKPDGWSGLRWFLEKALEMQVDNRGLQELVAGTAFRDERLVRVRRRIEPAVKSLLDRAKRERAVRADIEPLDIGALMMVVSTMHTPGQPQLWRRYLELVLDALEPRPDGAAPLPLRAPTEEEMEDLAVSMRKA; this comes from the coding sequence GTGCCCCGCTCCGAATCCCCCGCTGACCAGGAGGGAAAGGCGCTCCGGCGGGACGCCGCCCGCAACCGGCAGCGCGTCCTGGACGCCGCGAGCGAGGCGTTCGCCGAGGAGGGGTTGGAGGTCGGCTACGACGTGATCGCGCGGCGCGCCGGTGTCGGCGTCGGGACGGTGTACCGCCGGTTTCCGGAGCGGGCCGAACTCGTCATCGCGTTGTTCGAGTCTCGGGTGGAGACGCTGGTCGCCCTTTCTGACGAGGCCCTGGAGAAGCCTGACGGGTGGAGTGGCCTGCGGTGGTTTCTCGAGAAGGCCCTCGAGATGCAGGTCGACAATCGCGGACTGCAGGAGTTGGTCGCCGGCACCGCATTCCGCGACGAGCGTCTGGTCCGGGTGCGCCGCCGGATCGAACCGGCAGTGAAGAGCCTGCTGGATCGCGCGAAACGTGAGCGCGCCGTCCGCGCCGACATCGAACCCCTGGACATCGGTGCGCTCATGATGGTGGTCAGCACCATGCACACTCCCGGTCAGCCCCAACTGTGGCGGCGCTACCTGGAATTGGTCCTCGACGCGTTGGAACCGCGCCCGGACGGGGCAGCACCGCTGCCGCTGCGCGCCCCCACCGAGGAGGAGATGGAAGACCTCGCGGTCAGCATGCGCAAGGCGTGA
- a CDS encoding AMP-binding protein, with protein MTETSVPTVLRERASMQPNDTAYTFVDYDKDWNGAVETLTWAQLYRRVRNLANELGRLVSVGDRAVILAPQGFEYIVAFLASLHAGIVAVPLAVPQGGVSDERVSSVMADAAPSVVLTTSSVVGLIGDYVKAGADGPAPSVVEIDKVDLEAQPGPGPSEDDVPEIAYLQYTSGSTRTPAGVVMSHKNIMTNYQQWAFDFFSVHGRIPPPGTTIVSWLPFYHDMGLYLGICAPVLLGVPAVLTSPMAFLQRPARWMQLAASNSRTYTAAPNFAFELAVRKTSAEDMAGLDLSDVQTIATGSERVNPAALQRFTQHFAQFNLPDTAIRPSYGLAEAAVYVATRAAVEPPVIVRFDADKLSAGTAERAEGRSGTPLVSYGMPQSPTVRIVDPETRHECPEGVVGEIWVHGDNVAQGYWQKPDETAATFGSEIVGSSPDTPDGTWLRTGDSGFVFGGELFVVARIKDLLIVYGRNHSPDDLEATIQEVTHGRCVAIAVPDSQTEKLVVIAEVRDRGESQEAAEKLAVVKREVTSAISNSHGLAIADLVLVPPGSIPITTSGKVRRSACVEQYRGRRFARLDA; from the coding sequence GTGACTGAGACGTCGGTTCCGACAGTGCTGCGCGAGCGGGCGAGTATGCAGCCCAATGACACCGCGTACACGTTCGTCGACTACGACAAGGACTGGAACGGCGCCGTCGAGACGCTCACCTGGGCGCAGCTGTATCGGCGCGTGCGCAACCTGGCCAACGAACTCGGGAGACTCGTGTCGGTGGGCGACCGGGCGGTGATCCTGGCGCCGCAGGGGTTTGAGTACATCGTCGCGTTCCTCGCATCGCTGCACGCGGGAATTGTCGCAGTGCCGCTCGCGGTCCCCCAAGGCGGTGTCAGTGACGAGCGCGTCAGTTCGGTGATGGCCGACGCAGCCCCGTCGGTCGTCCTCACAACGTCGTCCGTCGTCGGTCTGATCGGCGACTATGTGAAAGCCGGCGCCGACGGACCCGCGCCCTCAGTCGTCGAGATCGACAAGGTGGACCTGGAGGCCCAACCCGGGCCCGGTCCGTCGGAGGACGACGTCCCGGAGATCGCGTACCTGCAGTACACGTCGGGATCGACGCGTACGCCCGCCGGGGTTGTCATGTCGCACAAGAACATCATGACGAACTACCAGCAGTGGGCATTCGACTTCTTCTCCGTACACGGCCGAATTCCGCCGCCGGGCACCACGATTGTGTCCTGGCTGCCCTTCTACCACGACATGGGTCTATACCTGGGAATCTGTGCGCCCGTTCTGCTCGGAGTTCCCGCAGTGCTCACGAGTCCGATGGCTTTCCTGCAGCGTCCCGCACGGTGGATGCAGCTGGCCGCGAGCAACAGCCGAACATACACGGCAGCACCGAATTTCGCGTTCGAACTGGCAGTGCGTAAAACGTCGGCGGAGGACATGGCGGGGCTGGATCTGTCCGACGTGCAGACCATCGCGACCGGCAGCGAACGGGTGAATCCGGCTGCACTGCAGCGCTTCACGCAGCACTTCGCGCAGTTCAACCTGCCCGACACTGCGATCCGGCCGTCCTACGGCCTTGCAGAGGCTGCTGTCTATGTGGCGACCCGCGCCGCTGTCGAACCGCCGGTCATCGTGCGGTTCGACGCCGACAAGCTCAGTGCCGGAACGGCGGAGCGCGCCGAAGGCCGCAGTGGCACACCGCTGGTCAGCTACGGGATGCCGCAGTCGCCGACCGTCCGCATTGTCGATCCTGAGACCCGCCACGAGTGCCCTGAGGGGGTGGTCGGCGAGATCTGGGTGCACGGTGACAACGTCGCACAGGGCTACTGGCAGAAGCCGGACGAGACTGCAGCCACATTCGGTTCCGAGATCGTCGGGTCGTCTCCGGACACTCCCGACGGAACCTGGTTGCGCACAGGTGATTCGGGTTTCGTCTTCGGCGGTGAGCTGTTCGTCGTCGCACGTATCAAGGACCTGCTGATCGTGTACGGGCGTAACCATTCGCCCGACGACCTGGAGGCAACCATCCAAGAGGTCACGCATGGGCGGTGCGTGGCGATCGCCGTCCCGGACAGTCAGACCGAGAAGCTGGTGGTGATCGCGGAAGTCAGGGATCGGGGGGAGTCGCAGGAGGCCGCTGAGAAGCTCGCCGTAGTGAAGCGGGAAGTCACGTCGGCGATCTCCAACTCGCACGGTCTGGCCATCGCGGATCTCGTTCTCGTTCCGCCTGGTTCGATTCCGATCACCACCAGCGGCAAGGTGCGCCGCTCGGCGTGCGTTGAGCAGTACCGAGGCCGCCGGTTCGCCCGCCTCGACGCCTGA